One stretch of Halichoerus grypus chromosome 10, mHalGry1.hap1.1, whole genome shotgun sequence DNA includes these proteins:
- the ARHGEF33 gene encoding rho guanine nucleotide exchange factor 33, whose protein sequence is MGTSPTAIGFIIKIAIESFLRFASKYKSSLNLPPVGARLQRQDGGIITSLEQLHEKINEMRNVFNSLENKLQALASELKTGFTEAMQELSRIQHGEYALEEKVKSCRCSMEEKVTEMKNSLNYFKEELSNAMAMIQAITSKQEEMQQKIEQLQQEKRRESRKVKAKKTQKEEHGSQAGPAQAQGSPFRSINIPEPVLPSEDFTNLLPSQAYEKAQESRSMHVADSNVKGMMGPGMNPTTPEAEENLKSCLSADIQPKSHLSSGVWRQPKDGKEWGEEYVTKDHPDKLKDAGQGRHSSLENVLCETSLAAKRQTVALELLESERKYVINISLILKIKATFQGSDGKRNSKERSLFPGSLRYLVQQHLDLLHALQERVLKWPRQGVLGDLFLKLTNDENNFLDYYVAYLRDLPECISLVHVVVLKEGDEEIKSDIYTLFFHIVQRIPEYLIHLQNVLKFTEQEHPDYYLLLVCVQRLRVFISHYTLLFQCNEDLLIQKRKKLKKSSMAKLYKGLASQCANTGQDASPTAGPEAVRDSGIHSEEILQPYPSAPSSGPAVTHLMPPVKKSQQQQSLMESMQPGKPSEWEMEGRKHERPESLLAPAQFCAAEQDVKALAGPLQAIPEMDFEPSPAEPLGNVERSLRTPAELLPDARGFVPAGYEEFEYGGEIFALPAPYDEEPYQAPALFENCSPASSESSLDICFLRPVSFAMEAERPEHPLQPLPKSATSPAGSSGAYKLEAAAQAHGKAKPLSRSLKEFPRAPLAEGVAPRLYSTRSSSGGRAPLKAERAAQPHGPAAAAAAAAARGAPRTFFPQQRSQSEKQTYLEVRREMHLEDTTRFCPKEERESEQTSFSDQNPRQDQKGGFRSSFRKLFKKKSSGSEYREKTNENPSMDPSPTKQDFFRNRLALANDLDQGTAV, encoded by the exons ATGGGAACCAGTCCTACAGCAATAGGTTTCATCATTAAAATTGCCATTGAAAGTTTTCTACGATTT GCTTCGAAGTACAAGTCTTCCCTGAACCTGCCTCCGGTGGGAGCCCGCCTTCAGCGGCAGGATGGAGGGATCATAACCTCTCTAGAGCAGCTTCATGAAAAAATCAACGAGATGAGGAACGTGTTCAACTCGCTGGAGAACAAG TTGCAGGCCTTGGCCTCTGAACTCAAAACTGGTTTCACGGAAGCAATGCAAGAACTGTCAAGAATTCAACATGGAGAATATGCTTTGGAAGAGAAGGTTAAGAGCTGCCGATGTTCCATGGAAGAAAAAGTTACCGAGATGAAGAATTCGTTAAACTATTTCAAG GAAGAGCTGAGCAATGCCATGGCAATGATTCAGGCCATCACTTCCAAGCAAGaagaaatgcaacagaaaatTGAACAGCTTCAGCAGGAAAAGCGAAGGGAATCTCGAAAGGTTAAAGCCAA GAAAACTCAAAAAGAAGAACATGGCTCACAGGCTGGGCCTGCTCAAGCACAAGGAAGTCCTTTCCGTTCAATCAATATCCCTGAGCCTGTTCTTCCAAGTGAAGACTTTACAAACCTCTTGCCTTCTCAGGCCTATGAAAAAG cCCAAGAATCCAGATCCATGCATGTAGCAGACAGTAATGTGAAGGGAATGATGGGTCCTG GAATGAACCCAACAACTccagaagcagaagaaaaccTTAAGTCTTGCCTCTCGGCTGATATCCAGCCCAAGAGCCATCTCTCATCTGGTGTGTGGAGGCAGCCTAAGGATGGTAAAGAATGGGGCGAGGAGTATGTCACGAAAGACCACCCAGATAAACTCAAGGACGCTGGCCAGGGCAGACACAGCTCCCTGGAAAATGTTTTATGTGAAACCTCTTTAGCTG ctaaaagACAGACCGTGGCTCTAGAACTGCTTGAGTCAGAGAGAAAATATGTCATTAACATCTCTCTGATCCTGAAGATCAAGGCAACATTCCAAGGGTCAGATGGAAAGAGGAATTCCAAAGAGAGAAG CCTCTTCCCTGGCTCTTTACGGTACCTTGTCCAGCAGCACCTCGATTTGCTTCATGCTCTGCAGGAAAGGGTCCTGAAGTGGCCACGCCAAGGAGTTCTTGGAGATTTATTCCTTAAGTTAACAAATGATgag AATAATTTCTTGGATTATTACGTTGCCTACCTAAGGGACCTGCCTGAATGTATCTCCTTGGTTCATGTTGTTGTTCTGAAGGAG GGTGATGAAGAGATTAAATCTGACATCTACACACTGTTTTTTCACATAGTCCAGCGCATCCCTGAATATCTGATACATCTGCAG AATGTCCTGAAGTTCACAGAGCAGGAACACCCTGACTATTACCTACTTCTGGTGTGTGTTCAGCGCCTTCGAGTATTTATCTCACATTACACCCTGCTGTTTCAATGCAATGAGGATTTGCTTATTCAGAAACGGAAAAAGCTCAAGAA GTCATCCATGGCAAAGCTGTACAAAGGGCTGGCTTCCCAGTGTGCAAATACTGGACAAGATGCTTCCCCTACTGCAGGCCCCGAGGCTGTCCGTGACAGTGGGATCCACTCAGAAGAGATACTGCAACCCTACCCTTCTGCTCCCAGTTCTGGCCCTGCTGTCAC ACATTTGATGCCCCCAGTGAAGAAAAGCCAACAACAGCAAAGCCTGATGGAGAGCATGCAGCCTGGGAAGCCCAGTGAGTGGGAGATGGAGGGCAGAAAGCACGAGAGGCCCGAGAGCCTCCTGGCGCCGGCGCAGTTCTGTGCGGCCGAGCAGGACGTGAAGGCGCTCGCCGGGCCCTTGCAGGCCATCCCCGAGATGGACTTCGAGCCCTCGCCCGCCGAACCGCTGGGCAACGTGGAGCGCTCCCTGCGCACCCCAGCCGAGCTCCTGCCCGACGCCCGCGGCTTCGTGCCCGCGGGCTACGAGGAGTTCGAGTACGGCGGCGAGATCTTCGCGCTGCCCGCGCCCTACGACGAGGAGCCGTACCAGGCCCCGGCCCTCTTCGAGAACTGCTCGCCCGCCTCTTCCGAGTCCAGCCTGGACATCTGCTTCCTGCGCCCCGTCAGCTTCGCCATGGAGGCCGAGCGGCCCGAGCACCCGCTGCAGCCGCTGCCCAAGAGCGCCACGTCGCCGGCGGGCAGCAGCGGCGCCTACAAGCTGGAGGCGGCGGCGCAGGCGCACGGCAAGGCCAAGCCGCTGAGCCGCTCGCTCAAGGAGTTCCCGCGCGCGCCGCTCGCCGAGGGCGTGGCCCCGCGCCTCTACAGCACGCgcagcagcagcggcggccgCGCGCCGCTCAAGGCCGAGCGCGCCGCGCAGCCGCACGGCCCGGCCGCCGCCGCAGCGGCTGCAGCCGCCCGCGGCGCGCCCAGGACCTTCTTCCCCCAACAGAGGTCCCAAAGCGAAAAGCAGACCTATTTGGAAGTAAGGAGG GAGATGCATTTAGAAGACACCACCAGATTCTgtccaaaggaagaaagagaaagcgaACAAACATCTTTCAGCGATCAAAACCCCAGGCAAGACCAGAAAGGGGGCTTTCGCAGCTCCTTCCGCAAGCTCTTTAAAAAGAA